The proteins below are encoded in one region of Neofelis nebulosa isolate mNeoNeb1 chromosome 17, mNeoNeb1.pri, whole genome shotgun sequence:
- the DHX34 gene encoding probable ATP-dependent RNA helicase DHX34 isoform X4 has translation MPPPRTKEGGDDRGRHWDPSEEDAPEKWDWNCPETRRLFEDAFFCDEDYIPQGSEERKKFWTFFERLQRFQNLKSTRKGDKDPGRPKHSIPALADLPRAYDPRYRINLSVRGPDARGSRGLDGQPPERVSEFRRALLHYLDFGQKQAFGRLARLQRERAALPIAQYGTRILQTLKEHQVVVVAGDTGCGKSTQVPQYLLAAGFSHVACTQPRRIACVSLAKRVSFESLSQYGSRVGYQIRFESTRTAATKIVFLTVGLLLRQIQREPRLPQYQVLIVDEVHERHLHNDFLLGVLRRLLPERPDLKVILMSATINISLFSSYFGGAPVVQVPGRLFPITVVYQPQEAEPPASKSEKLDPRPFLRVLEAIDNKYPPEERGDLLVFLSGMAEISAVLEAAQAYASRTQRWVVLPLHSALSVADQDKVFDVAPPGVRKCILSTNIAETSVTIDGIRFVVDSGKVKEMGYDPQAKLQRLQEFWISQASAEQRKGRAGRTGPGVCFRLYAESDYDAFAPYPVPEIRRVALDALVLQMKSMCVGDPRTFPFIEPPPPASLETAILYLRDQGALDSSEALTPIGSLLAQLPVDVVIGKMLILGSMFHLAEPVLTIAAALSVQSPFTRSAQSNPESAAARRPLDSDHGDPFTLFNVFNTWVQVKSERSRSSRKWCRHRCIEEHRLYEMANVRRQFKELLEDHGLLARARAPKPGDSYSRLRQRRERRALYQLKRRHEEGGGHRRKVLRLQEDPGGCSSEEDPGAGDSVDIQDVKFKLRHSLDQLQAATTSAQDLTRDQVALLKLVLGRGLYPQLAVPDPFNSSRKDSDQIFHTQSKQGTVPHPTSVFASSPEVLHAQEQEAGGGEGSRVCLFLRDRAGEGRETGRQRIPSRLHTVTTGPDAGLNPTNRAIMTEPRSRVGHLTG, from the exons ATGCCTCCTCCCAGAACGAAGGAGGGCGGGGATGACCGAGGCCGACACTGGGATCCCAGTGAGGAGGACGCCCCTGAGAAATGGGACTGGAATTGTCCGGAGACCCGTCGCCTCTTCGAGGATGCCTTTTTCTGTGATGAGGATTATATACCCCAGGGTTCTGAGGAGCGCAAGAAGTTCTGGACCTTCTTTGAACGCTTACAGAGATTCCAGAACCTCAAGAGCACCAGGAAGGGGGACAAGGACCCTGGGCGTCCCAAGCACAGCATCCCTGCGCTGGCCGACCTGCCTCGCGCTTACGACCCCCGTTACCGCATCAACCTCTCGGTCCGGGGCCCCGACGCCCGGGGCTCTCGGGGGCTGGACGGACAGCCCCCGGAGAGGGTGTCCGAGTTCCGCCGAGCCCTTCTGCACTACCTGGACTTTGGCCAGAAGCAGGCGTTTGGACGACTGGCCAGACTGCAGAGGGAACGGGCGGCCCTCCCCATCGCCCAGTACGGGACCCGCATCCTGCAGACACTGAAGGAACaccaggtggtggtggtggcgggtgACACGGGCTGTGGCAagtccacccaggtgccccagtacctgCTGGCCGCCGGCTTCAGTCACGTGGCGTGCACCCAGCCCCGGCGTATCGCCTGCGTCTCCCTGGCCAAGCGCGTCAGCTTCGAGAGCCTCAGTCAGTATGGCTCACGG GTCGGCTACCAGATCCGCTTTGAGAGCACACGGACGGCAGCCACCAAGATCGTGTTCCTGACGGTGGGGCTGCTCCTGAGGCAGATCCAGCGGGAGCCCCGCCTGCCCCAGTACCAGGTCCTGATCGTGGACGAAGTCCACGAACGCCACCTGCACAACGACTTCCTGCTGGGCGTTCTCCGGCGCCTGCTGCCCGAGCGGCCTGACCTCAAGGTCATCCTCATGTCGGCCACCATCAACATCTCGCTCTTCTCCAGCTACTTCGGCGGGGCCCCCGTGGTGCAGGTGCCCGGGAGGCTGTTCCCCATCACG GTCGTGTACCAGCCACAGGAGGCCGAGCCGCCGGCGTCCAAGTCAGAGAAGCTGGACCCTCGGCCTTTCCTGAGGGTGCTGGAGGCCATTGACAATAAGTACCCGCCGGAGGAGCGGGGCGACCTCCTGGTCTTCCTGAGCGGCATGGCGGAGATCAGCGCGGTGCTCGAGGCGGCCCAGGCCTATGCCAGCCGCACCCAGCGCTGGGTGGTTCTGCCGCTGCACAGCGCCCTCTCTGTGGCCGACCAGGACAAG GTGTTCGATGTGGCCCCCCCTGGGGTTCGGAAATGCATCCTCTCCACCAACATCGCTGAGACCTCAGTCACCATTGATGGGATCCGCTTCGTAGTAGATTCTG GGAAGGTGAAGGAGATGGGCTATGACCCACAGGCCAAGTTGCAGCGGCTGCAGGAATTCTGGATCAGCCAGGCCAGTGCCGAGCAGCGGAAGGGCCGGGCGGGCCGCACGGGCCCCGGCGTCTGCTTCCGCCTCTACGCTGAGTCGGACTACGATGCCTTCGCCCCCTACCCTGTCCCGGAGATTCGGAGGGTGGCCCTCGACGCGCTGGTGCTGCAG ATGAAAAGCATGTGCGTGGGGGACCCGCGAACCTTCCCCTTCATCGAGCCTCCGCCACCAGCCAGCCTGGAAACGGCCATCCTCTACCTCCGGGACCAGGGGGCCCTGGACAGCTCAGAGGCCCTCACCCCTATCGGCTCTCTGCTGGCCCAGCTTCCGGTGGACGTGGTGATCG GGAAGATGCTGATCCTTGGTTCCATGTTCCACCTGGCGGAGCCCGTGCTCACCATCGCGGCTGCCCTCAGTGTCCAGTCGCCCTTCACCCGCAGCGCCCAGAGCAACCCCGAGAGTGCGGCCGCGCGGCGGCCCCTGGACAGTGACCACGGTGACCCCTTCACGCTCTTCAATGTCTTCAACACCTGGGTGCAG GTGAAATCCGAACGGAGCAGGAGCTCACGCAAGTGGTGCCGCCACCGGTGCATAGAGGAGCATCGGCTGTACGAGATGGCCAACGTACGGCGCCAGTTCAAG GAGCTGCTGGAGGACCACGGGCTGCTGGCCAGGGCCCGGGCCCCGAAGCCGGGGGACAGCTACAGCCGGCTGCGGCAGCGCCGGGAGCGCCGGGCACTGTACCAGCTGAAGCGCCGGCACGAGGAGGGCGGGGGACACAGGCGCAAGGTGCTGCGGCTGCAGGAGGACCCGGGCGGCTGCTCCAGCGAAGAGGACCCGGGGGCCGGCGACAGCGTGGACATCCAG GATGTGAAGTTTAAGCTGCGGCACAGCCTGGATCAGCTGCAGGCGGCCACCACCTCGGCCCAGGACCTGACGCGGGACCAGGTGGCCCTGCTCAAGCTGGTGCTGGGCCGGGGCCTCTACCCCCAGCTTGCAGTCCCGGACCCGTTCAACAGCAGCCGCAAGGACTCGGACCAG ATTTTCCACACCCAGTCCAAGCAGGGCACCGTGCCGCACCCCACTTCCGTCTTTGCCAGCAGCCCGGAGGTTCTGCACGCGCAGGAGCAAGAGGCCGGGGGCGGTGAAGGGAGCCGAG